The genomic interval CGATCAGGACGGTGCGGGTTATCTCTCCGATGTCATTCGAGGCATTCGCTGGGCCACGAACAATGGCGCCGATGTCATCAACCTCTCCCTCGGCGGAGCGGGCTACAGCCAAACCATGGCAGATGCCATCCGCCATGCCTCCCGCCGCGGCACGGTAGTGGTGATGGCTGCTGGCAATTCGGAAGGAGCCTCACCTGAATATCCAGCCGCCCATTCCATCGAGCACGGAATCGCGGTGGGTGCTGTCCATCGTGATGGGCGCCTCGCCAATTTTTCCAATCGCGCTGGATCACAACCTCTTGATTACGTCACGGCTCCCGGCGTCGGAATCGCATCCACGCTGCCCGGTAATCGCTACGGCCGCTTCAGCGGCACCTCCATGGCAGCACCCCATGTAGCTGGCATTGCAGGGTTGCTGAAAAGCCACAACAGCAAGCTGAGCAGCGATGCCGTTGAAGATTTGATCACTGGTACGACGCAAGGGAGCTCCACCACCGATGGAAACCAAGCCGGCAATCAGCGCACGGGGCCGAGATCACTCGGGTCACGGGTGATCACATTGGACAACATCGACAGCTTCAGTACTGAAGCTTTGACAGACCCTCTGATTGGAAGCCTGAGCGGCAACAGCAAACGTCGGCAAGCAACGACGCGAACCATGAACCGCAGAATTCGACGCGATCAGGGTAACTATGCAGCCATCGACAACTTCACCAGCCTCGACAAACGAGATCATCTGTTCGCCAGCGTTGACTTCAACAACGCGCCAGTCTCCGATCAACGCGATCTTCTTCGAGACTTACTCGCCAACAACCACTTCGACTACTTCGAGCTCGATCAAGTGGTCCAGCTTGATGCCGTCCTCGCGTAATCCATGCGCAGCGTTGCTCTGCTAGGCACCGGTCTGCTCGGCGAAGCCATCGGCCGACGCCTCCTACAACAAGGCGTTTCTCTGTTCGTCTGGAACCGCTCCCAGGAACGCTCCAACGCTTTGATCGACGCAGGCGCTCAAGCCCTGAGCAGCCCCTGTGAGGCCCCACACAGTTGCAACAGCGTGATCACTGTGCTGCGCGACGGGCCGGTCACAGCCGCAGTCTTAAAAGACATCGGACACCTCGATGGCTCCACCTTGATCACGATGGGAACTGTGGGGATCACAGAAAGTCAGTCGCTGGCCAGACAAGCCGCTCAGCAAGGGGGGCACTATCTCGAGGCCCCGGTACTCGGCAGCAAACCACAAGCGCTCAACGGATCACTGCTGGTGATGGCCGGCGGCGAAGCCCAAGTCTTCGAAGAACAACAACCGCTTCTCTCTCATCTATCCCAAGAGCCCCTCCTCGTGGGCCCCGTTGGCAGCGGCGCTGCCACCAAGCTGGCCCTCAATCAATTGATCGCCAGCCTTACC from Synechococcus sp. UW69 carries:
- a CDS encoding S8 family serine peptidase, coding for MESSGQLDVGGRSQGRLERRGDRDWFSIDLDTGSSYSVDLRGQSLLDPHLRLRDSRGEILAEIDDTPTSLDPSVQFKVLQGGRFYLDVGSFQGLYRGSYSLSAQLLRPAEPRPQVKPRRTFSRLDGYGQVNAKGAFEALLNRPLIDQAPLGGELWNLDMIGAPEVWAARTDGTSTTGKGVTIAVVDTGIDYNHREFKGRIGAGYDFVDGDSIAEDANGHGTHVAGTIAAAKDGRGITGVAHDATIMPIRVLDQDGAGYLSDVIRGIRWATNNGADVINLSLGGAGYSQTMADAIRHASRRGTVVVMAAGNSEGASPEYPAAHSIEHGIAVGAVHRDGRLANFSNRAGSQPLDYVTAPGVGIASTLPGNRYGRFSGTSMAAPHVAGIAGLLKSHNSKLSSDAVEDLITGTTQGSSTTDGNQAGNQRTGPRSLGSRVITLDNIDSFSTEALTDPLIGSLSGNSKRRQATTRTMNRRIRRDQGNYAAIDNFTSLDKRDHLFASVDFNNAPVSDQRDLLRDLLANNHFDYFELDQVVQLDAVLA
- a CDS encoding NAD(P)-dependent oxidoreductase translates to MRSVALLGTGLLGEAIGRRLLQQGVSLFVWNRSQERSNALIDAGAQALSSPCEAPHSCNSVITVLRDGPVTAAVLKDIGHLDGSTLITMGTVGITESQSLARQAAQQGGHYLEAPVLGSKPQALNGSLLVMAGGEAQVFEEQQPLLSHLSQEPLLVGPVGSGAATKLALNQLIASLTHSFSLSLQLIQRAGVPVETFMNILRTSALYAPTFDKKLQRMLDHNYADPNFSTALLRKDLRLFLEEATTAGLQEHGLTGLLSLLEQAKGTDLDDQDYCALHELTVLP